In Clostridia bacterium, a single window of DNA contains:
- a CDS encoding molecular chaperone Tir: MRIDYTDGYYVGDVDSSENRCGRGRLVWNNGTSYDGEWYNNRMHGHGTYISASGWSYTGEYRNDEMHGQGKYIFEDGGYYQGGFRYDKFCGQGTRVWADGDKYIGDWSNDERNGHGTYISASGWSYTGEYH; this comes from the coding sequence ATGCGTATTGATTATACCGATGGCTATTATGTTGGAGATGTAGATAGTAGCGAAAATAGATGCGGCAGAGGGAGGCTTGTTTGGAATAACGGGACTTCCTATGATGGAGAATGGTATAATAATAGAATGCATGGACATGGTACATATATAAGTGCAAGCGGGTGGTCGTATACAGGTGAATATCGTAACGATGAAATGCATGGACAGGGGAAATATATCTTTGAGGATGGAGGTTATTATCAAGGTGGTTTTCGTTATGATAAATTTTGTGGTCAAGGGACTCGTGTATGGGCGGACGGCGATAAATACATCGGAGATTGGAGTAATGACGAACGTAATGGACATGGTACATATATAAGTGCAAGCGGGTGGTCGTATACAGGTGAATATCATA
- a CDS encoding class I SAM-dependent methyltransferase, with the protein MPQVACDWKDYEIVASGGGYKLERWGKVYLLRPDPQAIWDAPFDLFSFDKLNAYYRLDAGKKEEKWVILKPFKEEFAVTWRDLVFHLKLSKNFKHTGLFPEQAANWDRIRGWISAEKREIKVLNLFAYTGGATIAAASAGAAVTHVDAAPAMVDRAKENAYSSGLKDRPIRYIVDDCLKFVNREIRRGNRYDAVIMDPPSFGRGPNGEVWKLEESLFPLVLRVAEVLSDKPLFFLINSYTTGLQPTVIGNILTLALKNKGAFEIEAYELALPQDDGLFLPCGCTGVALFNKGKGEK; encoded by the coding sequence ATGCCGCAAGTAGCTTGCGATTGGAAAGATTACGAGATCGTCGCTTCGGGCGGCGGTTATAAGCTGGAACGGTGGGGCAAAGTCTATCTTCTTCGCCCCGATCCGCAGGCGATTTGGGACGCGCCTTTCGACCTATTTTCCTTTGATAAGTTGAACGCCTATTACAGGCTCGACGCGGGAAAGAAGGAAGAAAAGTGGGTGATCCTCAAACCCTTCAAAGAAGAGTTTGCGGTTACTTGGCGCGATCTCGTCTTCCATCTGAAATTATCGAAAAACTTCAAGCATACGGGGCTTTTCCCCGAGCAAGCCGCGAATTGGGACAGGATCAGAGGGTGGATCTCCGCCGAGAAGCGCGAGATCAAAGTTTTGAACCTGTTCGCCTACACGGGCGGGGCGACGATCGCCGCCGCAAGCGCGGGCGCCGCGGTAACGCACGTGGACGCCGCGCCCGCAATGGTGGATCGCGCGAAAGAGAATGCGTATTCTTCGGGTTTGAAGGATAGACCGATCCGCTATATCGTGGACGATTGCTTGAAATTCGTGAACCGCGAGATCCGTCGCGGGAATCGCTACGACGCTGTCATTATGGATCCGCCTTCCTTTGGAAGAGGTCCGAACGGCGAGGTTTGGAAGCTCGAAGAAAGCCTGTTTCCTCTCGTCTTGCGCGTGGCGGAAGTTTTATCGGATAAGCCCTTGTTTTTCCTGATCAATTCTTACACGACGGGGCTTCAACCGACCGTTATCGGAAATATATTGACGCTTGCTTTGAAAAACAAAGGCGCGTTTGAGATCGAAGCGTACGAACTTGCGCTCCCGCAGGACGACGGACTGTTTCTTCCTTGCGGTTGCACGGGGGTCGCGCTTTTTAACAAAGGAAAAGGTGAAAAATGA
- a CDS encoding HAD-IC family P-type ATPase, translating to MTVKKKKHTVRFSPKLEMGLGFSQIKQRERERNTNARIIDPSKSIFKIIAENVFQFCNVFTILIVIMLFCIGEYSDTFSSTIIFFNIAVGIIQGVKAKNAIKRLSFEVDSDFAVIRDGKRREIPVREIVLDDLVVMRAGSKVPVDGVIREGSLDLDESILTGEGNIVKKGVGDYVLSGSHVLVGEAVVQADKVGMHSNIQRIGKVVRRLAKPKSRIFYSLDFLIKIISFILVPLAIGSFLVNFYVAGSSLHVALKYTAASALAMLPVGMFFLTSCALAASVLKLSQKNTLVQDMYGVEMLALVDTLLLDKTGTITTGAMRVVDQKVLDTSVDHEKILSDLLAGTKDMNATANALRKLYGDGDPEAASFALPFYSGRKYGGVTFKDGSKYVLGAPEYVSPFTGDLKAYSEKCASEGKRVVVLSRLDGDLLFAKPELCTPILALAIEDEIRDDAPCTLKWFRENDVRIMVISGDDPLTVSRIATKAGVVDSDKFVNCSTLSDDELKAAVNDYAIFGRVSPEQKCLIVNELRRRGKTVGMVGDGVNDVHALKSSDCSISFGSANEVARSVAGIVLVDSKFSSLPAVVAEGRRVVSNIEQVASLYIMKNLFTMLMTAIFLCLGRLYPFSTSQMLMIEAFVLGIPALFLAMQRSTKVSDGNFIPNVLKRTYPATVSLLFSVLASYFLLCGVFSVPADMRSTIGALTLVSCGFVELIFNSLPLNKFRSAVIVGSFIAFLIAAFAVYGLNVVGLHYVSFEVKAIDGTAFGIICISVLFCTAMNFLFHYLLRKMHLGTKKNIPFYLESYYGEEDKEEEEGSELSDNSEE from the coding sequence ATGACTGTAAAAAAGAAAAAACATACGGTTCGGTTTTCGCCGAAGCTTGAAATGGGGCTTGGGTTTTCGCAGATCAAACAGCGGGAACGAGAGCGGAACACGAACGCAAGGATCATCGATCCTTCCAAATCCATCTTTAAGATAATTGCGGAAAACGTTTTTCAATTTTGCAACGTTTTTACGATTTTGATCGTCATTATGCTGTTTTGCATCGGCGAATACAGCGACACCTTTTCTTCGACAATCATCTTTTTTAATATCGCGGTCGGCATCATTCAGGGCGTGAAAGCCAAAAACGCGATCAAGCGCCTTTCGTTCGAAGTAGACAGCGATTTTGCGGTCATTCGAGACGGAAAACGCCGCGAGATCCCCGTCCGCGAGATCGTTTTGGACGACCTCGTCGTGATGCGCGCGGGATCGAAAGTTCCCGTGGACGGCGTGATCCGCGAAGGTTCGTTGGATCTGGACGAATCCATTTTGACGGGCGAGGGCAATATCGTCAAAAAAGGCGTCGGTGATTACGTCCTTTCGGGAAGTCACGTTCTCGTCGGCGAAGCGGTCGTGCAGGCGGATAAAGTCGGAATGCACAGCAACATTCAGCGCATCGGAAAAGTCGTGCGTCGCCTTGCCAAACCCAAAAGCAGGATCTTTTATTCCCTTGATTTTTTGATCAAGATCATCAGCTTTATCCTCGTTCCGCTTGCGATCGGGTCGTTCCTCGTGAATTTTTACGTCGCGGGGAGCAGCTTGCACGTCGCTTTGAAGTACACGGCGGCGTCCGCGCTCGCGATGCTTCCCGTCGGTATGTTCTTCCTGACGAGTTGCGCGCTCGCGGCGTCCGTTTTGAAACTTTCTCAGAAAAATACCCTCGTTCAGGATATGTACGGCGTCGAAATGCTCGCTTTGGTGGATACTCTTCTTCTGGATAAGACCGGCACGATTACGACGGGTGCGATGCGCGTCGTGGATCAAAAAGTTCTCGATACTTCCGTCGATCATGAAAAGATCCTTTCCGATCTCCTTGCGGGGACGAAGGATATGAACGCGACGGCGAACGCTCTTCGAAAACTCTACGGCGACGGCGATCCCGAAGCCGCTTCTTTCGCGCTTCCTTTCTATTCGGGCAGGAAGTACGGCGGCGTTACCTTCAAAGACGGTTCGAAGTACGTCCTCGGCGCTCCCGAATACGTCTCGCCTTTTACGGGTGATCTCAAAGCCTATTCGGAAAAATGCGCGAGCGAAGGGAAGAGGGTGGTCGTTCTTTCGAGATTGGACGGCGATCTTTTGTTTGCGAAACCCGAGCTTTGCACGCCGATCCTCGCGCTTGCGATCGAGGACGAGATCCGTGACGACGCGCCTTGCACGCTGAAATGGTTCCGCGAGAACGACGTTCGAATCATGGTCATTTCGGGCGACGACCCCTTGACCGTTTCCCGCATCGCGACCAAAGCCGGCGTCGTGGACAGCGATAAATTCGTAAATTGTTCGACTCTTTCGGACGATGAACTCAAAGCCGCCGTAAACGATTACGCGATCTTCGGCAGGGTTTCCCCCGAGCAAAAATGCCTGATCGTCAACGAACTTCGCAGGAGGGGAAAGACGGTCGGTATGGTCGGCGACGGCGTAAACGACGTCCATGCTCTGAAAAGCAGCGATTGTTCCATCTCTTTCGGCAGCGCGAACGAAGTCGCGCGAAGCGTGGCGGGGATCGTCCTCGTGGACAGCAAGTTCAGCTCGCTTCCCGCGGTCGTCGCGGAAGGCAGGCGCGTGGTCAGCAATATCGAGCAGGTCGCATCGCTCTATATTATGAAGAACTTGTTTACGATGCTGATGACCGCGATCTTCCTTTGTCTCGGAAGACTGTATCCGTTCTCGACCTCGCAAATGCTTATGATCGAAGCGTTCGTCCTCGGTATTCCCGCGCTTTTCCTTGCGATGCAAAGAAGCACGAAGGTTTCGGACGGAAATTTCATTCCGAACGTCCTGAAACGAACGTATCCCGCGACCGTCTCGCTGTTGTTTTCGGTACTCGCGTCTTATTTCCTATTATGCGGCGTGTTTTCCGTGCCTGCGGATATGCGCTCGACGATAGGCGCGCTGACGCTCGTCTCTTGCGGATTCGTGGAACTCATCTTTAATTCCTTGCCTTTGAATAAGTTCCGTTCGGCGGTCATCGTCGGGTCCTTTATCGCGTTTCTGATCGCGGCGTTTGCGGTTTACGGCTTAAACGTCGTAGGGTTGCATTACGTTTCGTTTGAAGTCAAAGCGATCGACGGGACGGCGTTCGGGATCATCTGTATTTCCGTTTTGTTCTGCACGGCGATGAACTTCTTGTTCCATTATTTGCTTAGGAAAATGCATCTCGGAACCAAAAAGAATATTCCTTTCTACTTGGAAAGCTATTACGGCGAAGAGGACAAAGAAGAGGAAGAAGGCTCGGAACTATCGGATAATTCCGAAGAATAG
- a CDS encoding RluA family pseudouridine synthase, giving the protein MSVTYKDIPIIYEDNHVIVAVKPFNVPSQEDASKDPDMLTLLKEYIKETAEKPGNVFLGLVHRLDRPTGGVMVFAKTSKAAARLSESIVSGAFDKKYFAVLSSVPKDKNGRLDNYLLKDEVRNVVTVAPMAVKGAKRAVLDYKIVEKKNSLCLAEIYLYTGRSHQIRVQTAHIGCPIVGDVKYAGDKLVKADHLALWSAEIRFPHPTKKDVMVFRAFPDDTAFPWSEFDMERHLSVKIN; this is encoded by the coding sequence ATGAGCGTAACGTATAAGGATATTCCCATTATTTACGAAGATAATCACGTCATCGTCGCGGTGAAACCTTTTAACGTCCCTTCCCAAGAGGACGCGAGCAAGGATCCCGATATGTTGACTCTTCTCAAAGAGTATATCAAGGAAACCGCGGAGAAGCCCGGAAACGTCTTTCTCGGGCTCGTTCATAGGCTCGATCGCCCGACGGGCGGCGTTATGGTCTTCGCGAAGACGAGCAAAGCCGCGGCGCGTTTGTCCGAAAGCATCGTCAGCGGCGCGTTCGATAAAAAATACTTCGCCGTCCTTTCTTCCGTCCCGAAAGATAAAAACGGGAGATTGGATAATTATCTTTTGAAAGACGAAGTGCGAAACGTCGTGACCGTCGCTCCGATGGCGGTAAAAGGGGCGAAGAGGGCTGTCCTCGACTATAAAATCGTCGAAAAGAAAAATTCTTTGTGTTTGGCGGAGATCTATCTTTACACGGGTCGAAGCCACCAGATCCGCGTCCAAACCGCGCATATCGGTTGCCCGATCGTGGGCGACGTCAAATATGCGGGCGACAAACTCGTCAAAGCCGATCATCTCGCGCTTTGGAGCGCGGAGATTCGGTTCCCGCATCCCACGAAAAAGGACGTTATGGTCTTCCGCGCTTTCCCGGACGACACCGCGTTTCCGTGGAGCGAATTCGATATGGAACGTCATTTGAGCGTTAAGATCAACTGA
- a CDS encoding GGGtGRT protein, whose product MAITFEGYERRIEKITAKLAEYGIASLEEAKAICDKAGVNVEAIVKGVQPIAFENAVWAYTVGCAIALKKGTKKAADAAEDIGIGLQSFCIPGSVADQRQVGLGHGNLAAMLLREETACFAFLAGHESFAAAEGAIGIARTANKVRKNPLRVILNGLGKDAAFIISRINGFTYVQTKYDYYTGELKIVKETAYSDGERSKVRCYGADDVSEGVAIMRHEGVDVSITGNSTNPTRFQHPVAGTYKKWCVDNGKKYFSVASGGGTGRTLHPDNMAAGPASYGMTDTMGRMHSDAQFAGSSSVPAHVEMMGLIGMGNNPMVGASVALAVAVEEAQK is encoded by the coding sequence ATGGCTATCACTTTTGAAGGTTACGAAAGAAGAATCGAAAAAATCACCGCGAAACTCGCCGAGTACGGCATCGCTTCTTTGGAAGAGGCGAAAGCGATCTGCGACAAAGCGGGCGTAAACGTCGAAGCGATCGTTAAGGGCGTCCAACCCATCGCTTTCGAAAACGCCGTTTGGGCGTACACCGTCGGTTGCGCGATCGCTCTCAAAAAGGGAACGAAGAAAGCTGCGGACGCCGCCGAGGATATCGGTATCGGTCTGCAATCTTTCTGCATCCCGGGTTCCGTCGCGGATCAACGCCAAGTCGGTCTCGGACACGGCAACCTCGCTGCGATGCTTCTCAGAGAAGAAACCGCTTGCTTCGCGTTCCTCGCGGGTCACGAATCTTTCGCCGCGGCGGAAGGCGCGATCGGTATCGCAAGGACGGCGAATAAAGTTCGTAAGAACCCCCTCCGCGTTATTTTGAACGGTCTCGGAAAGGACGCGGCGTTCATCATCAGCCGTATTAACGGTTTCACCTACGTTCAAACCAAGTACGATTACTACACCGGTGAATTGAAGATCGTTAAAGAAACCGCGTACAGCGACGGCGAAAGAAGCAAAGTTCGCTGCTACGGCGCGGACGACGTCAGCGAAGGCGTCGCGATCATGCGTCACGAGGGCGTCGACGTTTCCATCACCGGAAACAGCACGAACCCGACCCGTTTCCAACATCCCGTCGCGGGCACCTACAAGAAATGGTGCGTCGATAACGGCAAGAAGTACTTCTCCGTTGCGTCCGGCGGTGGCACGGGCAGAACGCTTCACCCGGATAACATGGCTGCGGGTCCCGCGAGCTACGGTATGACCGACACGATGGGCAGAATGCATAGCGACGCGCAATTCGCGGGTTCGTCTTCCGTTCCGGCTCACGTCGAAATGATGGGTCTCATCGGTATGGGTAACAACCCGATGGTCGGCGCGTCCGTCGCGCTTGCCGTTGCGGTCGAAGAGGCGCAAAAGTAA
- a CDS encoding NYN domain-containing protein yields MDRDSKIAVLVDAENVSEKYAQDLLDEVTNYGIPTYKRVYGDWTKPQLSKWKDSLLTYSFTPIQQYSYTSGKNSSDSAMIIDAMDILYSGKVNGFCLVTSDSDFTRLAMRLREAGMLVLGMGEKKTPQPFIKACEKFIYLEVLRSAEEKSEEKQEEKEDAAKKAKKASDKAEEPSVAPLKKVRAVVKDIVNSIGNEDGWAYLADVGNNLSKRMPDFDTRNYGFTKLIDLVSTFNGFEISRIPVGDGGKVNKILIRTK; encoded by the coding sequence ATGGATCGAGACAGTAAAATCGCAGTTTTGGTTGACGCGGAGAACGTTTCCGAGAAATACGCGCAGGATCTGTTGGACGAAGTAACGAATTACGGCATCCCGACCTACAAACGCGTGTACGGCGATTGGACGAAACCGCAATTATCCAAGTGGAAAGATTCCCTTTTAACGTACTCTTTTACCCCCATTCAACAATACAGCTACACTTCCGGGAAGAATTCTTCCGACAGCGCGATGATCATCGACGCGATGGATATTTTGTATTCCGGAAAGGTGAACGGGTTTTGCTTAGTCACTTCGGACAGCGATTTCACCCGCCTTGCGATGCGTCTTCGCGAAGCGGGAATGCTTGTCCTCGGAATGGGCGAGAAAAAGACGCCGCAGCCCTTTATCAAGGCTTGCGAGAAGTTCATTTATCTTGAAGTTTTGAGAAGCGCGGAAGAAAAATCCGAAGAAAAGCAGGAAGAGAAAGAAGACGCGGCGAAGAAAGCGAAAAAGGCGTCGGATAAAGCCGAAGAGCCGTCCGTCGCGCCGCTGAAAAAAGTCCGCGCCGTCGTGAAAGATATCGTCAACAGCATCGGCAACGAGGACGGATGGGCGTATCTCGCGGACGTCGGAAACAATCTTTCCAAGAGAATGCCCGATTTCGACACGAGGAATTACGGCTTTACCAAACTCATCGATCTCGTCTCGACGTTCAACGGATTCGAAATCAGCCGAATCCCCGTCGGAGACGGCGGTAAGGTCAATAAGATATTGATCAGGACGAAGTAA
- a CDS encoding cytidine/deoxycytidylate deaminase family protein: MDKWDDRFMDLAEKVATWSSCFQENRQVGAVITRDKRIVTTGYNGAGSGIKSCKEKGECLRRKLNIPSGTRQEICYAVHAEQNAIIQAAKLGVSVDGATLYCTHQPCSICGKMIINSGIRRVVFKYGYPDEFSMKMFDEAGVQVEKYGDED; encoded by the coding sequence ATGGATAAGTGGGATGATCGTTTTATGGATCTTGCGGAAAAAGTCGCGACTTGGAGCAGTTGCTTCCAAGAAAATCGGCAAGTCGGCGCCGTCATAACGCGCGATAAAAGAATCGTTACGACCGGTTACAACGGCGCGGGTTCCGGCATAAAAAGCTGCAAAGAAAAAGGCGAATGCCTTCGCCGCAAACTCAATATTCCGAGCGGAACGAGGCAGGAAATTTGCTACGCCGTCCACGCCGAACAGAACGCGATCATTCAAGCGGCGAAGCTCGGAGTCAGCGTCGACGGAGCGACCCTGTACTGCACCCATCAGCCCTGCTCGATCTGCGGAAAAATGATCATAAACAGCGGTATTCGACGCGTCGTCTTCAAGTACGGCTACCCCGATGAATTCTCGATGAAAATGTTCGACGAAGCGGGCGTACAAGTGGAAAAATACGGCGACGAAGACTGA
- a CDS encoding sel1 repeat family protein, protein MDNNLVSLEEAVDLCNRAGMRFLSFVKKVKKGVETDETEVKHEMFLLYLEAAKSGHPRALYDLAVCYHFGIGVGIDHAEALSLYERAAEGGKTEALVYLSKMYAIGEGVARDEKKSDELLQLAAEKGNPTACFILGGHAANGKNSRLSLSYFKKAAESAKNYSLCSDMDDAQSGKDYESVRDGIGRNLGKCLFFAAYLTILVVRVKEDYEKAVGWLKLALEECSMPEASIVLAHAYTYGEGAPQDFEEAEKYVKLAEEVGVHGAEDARDDLEEVRARKKASKK, encoded by the coding sequence ATGGATAATAACCTCGTTTCACTCGAAGAAGCCGTCGATCTTTGCAATCGCGCGGGAATGCGTTTTTTAAGTTTCGTAAAAAAGGTCAAAAAAGGCGTTGAGACCGACGAAACCGAAGTCAAGCACGAAATGTTTTTATTGTATCTCGAGGCTGCGAAAAGCGGGCATCCGCGCGCTTTATACGATCTTGCCGTGTGTTATCATTTCGGGATCGGCGTCGGGATCGATCACGCGGAAGCGCTTTCCTTATATGAAAGAGCCGCGGAGGGAGGCAAGACGGAAGCGCTCGTCTACCTTTCCAAAATGTATGCGATCGGAGAGGGCGTCGCGCGAGACGAGAAGAAGTCAGACGAACTCTTGCAACTCGCCGCGGAAAAGGGGAATCCGACCGCTTGCTTTATTCTGGGCGGACACGCCGCGAACGGAAAAAACAGCAGGCTTTCTCTTTCCTATTTCAAAAAAGCCGCGGAATCGGCGAAGAATTATTCGCTTTGTTCGGATATGGACGACGCGCAAAGCGGAAAAGATTATGAATCCGTCCGCGACGGGATCGGAAGGAATCTCGGAAAGTGTCTGTTTTTCGCCGCGTATTTGACCATCCTCGTCGTCCGAGTAAAGGAAGATTACGAGAAGGCGGTCGGCTGGTTGAAACTCGCGCTCGAAGAATGCTCGATGCCCGAAGCGTCGATCGTCCTCGCGCACGCATACACCTACGGCGAGGGCGCGCCGCAGGATTTCGAGGAAGCGGAAAAGTACGTTAAACTCGCGGAAGAAGTGGGAGTCCACGGCGCGGAAGACGCGCGTGACGACCTCGAAGAAGTCCGCGCGCGCAAAAAGGCTTCGAAAAAATAA
- the ileS gene encoding isoleucine--tRNA ligase — protein sequence MFNKVDTSLDFCGREKEISDFWKENGIFEKSVDQNKGNEEYTFYDGPPTANGKPHIGHILTRVIKDIIPRYRTMKGYHVERKAGWDTHGLPVELEVEKSLGMDGKQDIEKYGIEPFVKKCKESVWKYKGEWEKMSDRVGYWADMNNPYVTYDDNYIESVWWAVKQINDKGLLYKGHKIVPYCPRCGTALSSHEVAQGYKDVEDMTVTAKFKVVGEENTYFLAWTTTPWTLPSNVALCMNAAEDYARVKVGDEIYILASALVSSVIGEGAEILSVEKGSYYEHAKYEPLFDYIKGTKEAAKAYYVTNDPYVTLTEGTGIVHIAPAFGEDDAKVGRKYGLPFVQLVDDRGRFVKEVTDLVGVFAKDGDKYIIEKLAEKGLLFKKHLHTHSYPFCWRCDTPLLYYARSSYFIKMTAVRDNLLKNNEQVNWIPPTIGSGRFGNFLENVIDWGVSRERYWGTPLPVWVCSECGKTHVVGSKEELKKLSGMLPSELHRPYIDRITFKCECGGEMKRTPEVMDCWFDSGSMPFAQLHYPFENKEAFEKHFPADFISEAVDQTRGWFYTLMAISTLLFDKAPFKNCIVLGHVCDKDGLKMSKHKGNVVDPWSVLDKQGADAVRWYFYTGSSPWLPSRFYSEAVSEAQRKFMGTFWNTYAFFALYAGIDDYKPENYRLEDCSLSLMDKWVLSRLNTLIKAVDENLENYKITESARMIADFTDELSNWYVRRGRERYWGSEMTPDKAAAYTTLYHVLVTMSKLIAPFVPFMAESVYRNLVVNNDKNAPISVHLTAFPVADEKYVDKELEKEMTAVESVVFLGRAARNKANLKNRQPLSSMYVKTDVAFSLPGMLDIAAEELNVKTVKIASEDQSFITYEIKPQLKTLGPKYGPLLGQIRSFLQIADGKAIVAAVKDGGVFETELGGKPVAFSETDLLITTKSGEGFSAESDGKITVALDTALTKELIDEGYAREIVSKVQTMRKEAGFDVTDHIVLGIVAEDAFKEILAEFAVKDDVLADEVTFGSLSGYEKEFDLGGKNVRLSVCRK from the coding sequence ATGTTTAATAAAGTCGACACAAGTTTGGATTTTTGCGGAAGAGAAAAAGAGATCTCCGATTTTTGGAAGGAGAACGGAATTTTCGAAAAAAGCGTTGACCAAAACAAGGGCAACGAAGAGTACACCTTTTACGACGGTCCTCCGACCGCGAACGGAAAACCGCATATCGGTCATATTTTGACCCGCGTTATTAAGGATATCATTCCGCGCTATCGCACGATGAAAGGTTATCACGTCGAGCGTAAGGCGGGTTGGGACACGCACGGGCTTCCCGTCGAGCTCGAAGTCGAGAAATCGCTCGGAATGGACGGAAAACAGGATATCGAAAAGTACGGCATCGAGCCCTTCGTCAAGAAATGCAAAGAAAGCGTTTGGAAGTATAAGGGCGAATGGGAAAAGATGTCCGATCGCGTCGGGTATTGGGCGGATATGAATAATCCCTACGTTACCTATGACGACAACTATATCGAATCCGTTTGGTGGGCGGTCAAGCAGATCAACGATAAGGGGCTTTTGTATAAAGGTCACAAGATCGTCCCGTATTGCCCGCGCTGCGGGACGGCGCTTTCTTCTCACGAAGTCGCGCAGGGGTATAAAGACGTCGAGGATATGACCGTTACCGCCAAATTTAAGGTGGTCGGGGAAGAGAATACCTATTTCCTCGCTTGGACGACGACGCCTTGGACCCTTCCTTCCAACGTCGCTCTTTGTATGAATGCGGCGGAGGATTACGCCCGCGTCAAAGTCGGCGATGAGATCTACATTTTGGCTTCCGCTCTCGTTTCTTCCGTCATCGGAGAAGGCGCGGAGATCCTTTCCGTCGAAAAAGGTTCCTATTACGAGCATGCGAAGTACGAACCCTTGTTCGATTATATCAAAGGGACGAAAGAAGCCGCGAAAGCGTATTACGTCACGAACGATCCCTACGTTACCTTGACCGAAGGCACGGGTATCGTCCATATCGCGCCCGCGTTCGGTGAAGACGACGCGAAGGTCGGAAGGAAGTACGGTTTACCTTTCGTTCAACTCGTGGACGATCGCGGCCGCTTCGTAAAAGAGGTGACCGACCTCGTCGGCGTTTTCGCGAAGGACGGCGATAAATATATCATCGAAAAACTTGCGGAAAAGGGGCTTTTGTTCAAAAAGCATCTTCACACGCACAGCTATCCCTTCTGCTGGCGTTGCGACACGCCGCTTCTTTATTACGCGCGCAGTTCTTATTTCATTAAAATGACCGCCGTGCGCGACAATCTTTTGAAAAATAACGAACAGGTGAACTGGATCCCCCCGACGATCGGTTCGGGCAGATTCGGAAACTTCCTCGAAAACGTCATCGACTGGGGCGTCTCCCGCGAAAGATATTGGGGAACGCCGCTTCCCGTTTGGGTCTGCTCCGAGTGCGGAAAGACGCACGTCGTCGGAAGCAAAGAAGAGCTCAAAAAGCTTTCCGGGATGCTTCCTTCCGAGCTTCATCGCCCGTATATCGATCGCATTACCTTCAAATGCGAATGCGGCGGCGAAATGAAGAGGACGCCCGAAGTGATGGATTGCTGGTTCGATTCCGGTTCGATGCCTTTCGCGCAACTTCACTATCCGTTTGAGAATAAAGAAGCCTTCGAGAAGCATTTCCCCGCGGACTTTATCAGCGAAGCGGTGGATCAGACGCGCGGCTGGTTCTACACGTTAATGGCGATCTCGACTTTGCTTTTCGATAAAGCGCCGTTCAAAAACTGCATCGTCCTCGGACACGTTTGCGATAAAGACGGATTGAAGATGAGCAAGCATAAAGGTAACGTAGTCGATCCGTGGAGCGTCCTCGACAAACAGGGCGCGGACGCCGTTCGTTGGTATTTCTACACCGGAAGTTCTCCGTGGCTTCCTTCCCGTTTCTATTCGGAAGCGGTTTCCGAAGCGCAAAGGAAATTTATGGGAACGTTCTGGAATACTTACGCGTTCTTTGCGCTCTATGCGGGGATCGACGATTACAAGCCCGAGAACTATCGCTTGGAAGATTGCTCGCTGAGCTTGATGGATAAATGGGTCCTCAGCCGCCTGAACACGTTGATCAAAGCGGTGGACGAGAACCTCGAAAACTATAAGATCACCGAAAGCGCGCGTATGATCGCGGACTTTACGGACGAGCTCTCGAACTGGTACGTTCGCCGCGGTCGCGAAAGATATTGGGGCAGTGAAATGACCCCCGACAAGGCGGCTGCGTACACGACGCTCTATCACGTCCTCGTGACGATGAGCAAATTGATCGCGCCGTTCGTCCCCTTTATGGCGGAGAGCGTGTATCGTAACCTCGTCGTCAATAATGATAAGAACGCGCCGATCAGCGTGCATTTGACGGCGTTCCCCGTCGCGGACGAGAAATACGTCGATAAAGAACTCGAAAAGGAGATGACCGCGGTCGAAAGCGTCGTCTTCCTCGGTCGCGCCGCGAGAAACAAGGCGAACCTCAAAAACCGCCAGCCGCTTTCCTCTATGTACGTTAAGACGGACGTCGCGTTCTCTCTTCCCGGTATGCTCGATATCGCCGCCGAAGAATTGAACGTCAAGACGGTTAAGATCGCGTCCGAAGATCAATCCTTTATTACCTACGAGATCAAGCCCCAACTCAAAACGCTCGGTCCGAAGTACGGTCCTCTCCTCGGTCAGATCCGTTCTTTCCTCCAAATCGCGGACGGAAAGGCGATCGTCGCCGCGGTCAAGGACGGGGGAGTCTTTGAGACCGAACTCGGCGGAAAGCCCGTCGCTTTCTCCGAAACCGATCTTTTGATCACGACGAAGAGCGGAGAAGGGTTCAGCGCGGAATCGGACGGAAAGATCACCGTCGCACTCGACACGGCTCTTACGAAAGAACTCATTGACGAAGGCTACGCGCGTGAGATCGTCTCCAAAGTGCAGACGATGCGTAAAGAAGCGGGCTTCGACGTGACCGATCATATCGTCCTCGGGATCGTCGCGGAAGACGCTTTTAAAGAGATCCTCGCCGAATTCGCCGTCAAGGACGACGTCCTCGCGGATGAAGTGACTTTCGGGTCGCTTTCCGGTTACGAAAAAGAATTCGACCTCGGCGGAAAGAACGTCCGCTTATCGGTATGCCGCAAGTAG